One window of the Penaeus vannamei isolate JL-2024 chromosome 31, ASM4276789v1, whole genome shotgun sequence genome contains the following:
- the LOC113829920 gene encoding uncharacterized protein, with amino-acid sequence MRRRGYYIARAQTPQPQQPRPQVAPTAPPPSSPNSPAPQAAPTAPPPKQPQQPRPQAAPTAPPPKQPQQPCPPSSPNSPAPQAAPTAPPPKQPQQPRPPSSPNSPAPQAAPTAPPPKQPQQPRPPSSPNSPAPQAAPTAPPPSSPNSPAPKQPQQPRPPSSPNSPAPKQPQQPRPQKAPIRPNVS; translated from the coding sequence ATGCGCCGTCGAGGGTATTACATAGCAAGAGCTCAAACCCCGCAGCCCCAACAGCCCCGCCCCCAAGTAGCCCCAACAGCCCCGCCCCCAAGCAGCCCCAACAGCCCTGCCCCCCAAGCAGCCCCAACAGCCCCGCCCCCCAAGCAGCCCCAACAGCCCCGCCCCCAAGCAGCCCCAACAGCCCCGCCCCCCAAGCAGCCCCAACAGCCCTGCCCCCCAAGCAGCCCCAACAGCCCCGCCCCCCAAGCAGCCCCAACAGCCCCGCCCCCCAAGCAGCCCCAACAGCCCCGCCCCCCAAGCAGCCCCAACAGCCCCGCCCCCCAAGCAGCCCCAACAGCCCCGCCCCCCAAGCAGCCCCAACAGCCCCGCCCCCCAAGCAGCCCCAACAGCCCCGCCCCCCAAGCAGCCCCAACAGCCCCGCCCCCAAGCAGCCCCAACAGCCCCGCCCCCAAGCAGCCCCAACAGCCCCGCCCCCCAAGCAGCCCCAACAGCCCCGCCCCCAAGCAGCCCCAACAGCCCCGCCCCCAAAAAGCCCCAATTCGACCAAACGTTTCCTAA